In the genome of Candidatus Hydrogenedentota bacterium, the window CCGTTCCCACAGGGGAAGAAGCGTTCCGGTGATGGTTTCCCGGTATCCCCCAACGACCTCAGGGGGAACCCCCTCCAGTTCCCGGCGTTCGGCGTCCGGCGCGGGAAAGACCCGCTCCTGTCCCGTGTCCAGGGCGTATTCATAGCGGTGCTCGCGGTTCACCAGGACAAAGACGACATCCTTCTCATAACCATTGGCCCTTGCGAGAACGGGCTCCCCGGTCTCTCCCTTCTCGCCCCGCACGAGGGGCATCAGGCTCACCCCATGCATGGTGGCGTCCGTGCGCAGGCCCAGGAGGTCCAGCAGGGTGGGCAGGATGTCCATATTCCGGGTCAGGCCGGGCACCCGCATGCCTGCGGGAAGCCCCGGGCCCGAGAGAATCAGCGGCGCGCGGAGCACCGGGTCCGCGATGTGCGCCGCATGCCCCCAGCGTGTCCCGTCCTCCCCCAGCAACTCGCCATGGTCAGCAGTGATGACAAAAATGGTGTTTTCCGCGTCGCCCCGGCTCTCCAGGAACGCCACCAGCTCGCCGAAAGCCCGGTCCGCGCTCCTGATGGAGGCGTCGTGCAGGTTTCGCATGCACTCCCTTTCCTCCTCGTCAAAAGAGCAGCCAAGAAGTCCAACAGGCATGCCGTCCCGGATGTCGTCGCTCACATAGGTGTCCGCGGACCATTTCCCCTCGCCGCGGTGCGGAAAATGCGTCTCCATGCAGTGGATGTGGAGGAAGTACGGCGCGCCGGGCCGAACACCCGTTGTCAGCAGATCCTTGACCGCCGGAAGCATCTCCGACAGCGGCGGGGCGGGAAAGCGGTCCCGGCTGGGCACGAACGCCGCCTTGTCGAAGGACTGGTACATGGGGCTGTTCTGCGTCATGATGGGATGGGACGCGGCGAAGAGGGTTGTGTACCCGTTCTCCCGAAGAATTTCGGACACATACTTCTCGTCCGCAGGCCGCACCCGCGGCACGATGCGTCCATTGACGTCGGTCGTGCACATCGTGGGAAGAAGCTGTCCGGTCAGATAGGACGGCACGGAGATCGTCGTCATCAGGCCCTGAGCGTAGTTGTTCTCGAAGACGACCCCGGCCCGCGCGATCCGGTCCATGGACGGCGACGTTTCGACAGGGTACCCGTAGCACGAAAGATGGTCAGACCGGCAGGCGTCCAGCACCAGCCAGACCACGTTCGGGGGGCTGGGGGGGGCCGGTGCCGCAAGGACGGGAAGTGCGGCCGGGGCTTCGGCCGGCGCGGAGGAAAGAAACCGCCCCAAGATGAAGGAAGCCGCGCACAGCATGACCGCCCCCGCCACAAGAACAACTGTCTTCTTCATCGGCAATCCTCTTCGTTCTCAGAGGGGGCAACGCACAGCGCCTCCGAATCCGGCAACGAAAAACCTCCTAAACGTCGAAAAAGACCTTATCAGGACCGGATCAAACCGCGCAAGCCCCGCCGGTTGCGGCGGAGAACACCGGGGGCGACCCCGCAGTCAGTTCAGATAGCCCAGCGCCTGCATCTTCTCCTGAATCTCCTCCATCGACAGAGAAGCCCCGTCGTTCAGGACGCCGCCGTCCAGGCGGAAGAACTTCACACCGCGCAAGGCGGACCAGTGATCCTCCCTCCCCGGAGAAAGCGCGACCGCGCAGCCGCCGTCGCCCACCTGCACCTCCCCCACGTGGAAGTAGTTGTCAGGCAGGTGGTCCCGGGGCGGGGGGGTCCAGGTCGCGTCTATGAGTGCGGACCCCGGCAGCTGCACCGTGAGGGAGCTGCCCGGCTGGGCGTCGTCCGGCCTCATGACCTTCAGAATGATCCAGACGCTGTATTTGCCCGGGTCCAGGGGGAACGTCATCGTGATCGGCGGGGCCTTCTCCGTCGGATTCGCCGCCCACAGCGCGCCCTCCGAGAAGGTCCAGCGGCTGTCCGAACGGTCCGCGGGGTCGGCATTGCCGCCCTCCCGCACCACCAGTAAGTCGCGCGGGGAGACGATGTCCGCATTAAACTCCTTCCGGAAGTCATACAGCTGGAAACTCCGCAGATAGGTCAAATACCTCTCCCACAGGGGGATAAAGGTTGCCGTGAGCGTGGCGCGGTAGCCCTGCACCACTTCGGAGGGGACCCCATCCAGGAGCCGGCCCTCGGCGTCTGCGGCGGCGAAGACCCGACCCTCCCCCGTGTCCAGAACATACTCGTAGCGGTGCTCCCGGTTGACAAGAATGAAGGTGACGTCCTCCTCGTAGCCGCCCGCCCGCGACAGGACGGGCTCGCCGGTTTCCGCCTTTTCGCCGCGCACCAGAGGCATCAGGCTGACCCCGTGCAGGGTGGCGTCCGTGCGCAGGCCCAAGAGGTCCAGCAGGGTGGGCAGAATGTCCAGGCTGCGGGTCAGGCCGGACACCCGCGCGCCTGCGGGAAGCCCCGGACCCGCGAGAATCAGCGGGGTGCGCAGCACGGGGTCCGCAATGTGGATTTCATGCCCCCAGCGCGTCCCGTCCTCCCCGAGCAGCTCGCCGTGGTCCGAGGTGATGACGAAAAGGGTGTTGTCCGCGTCGCCCCGTTTTTCCAGAAGGGCCAGCAGCTCGCCGAAAGCCCGGTCCGCGCTGCGAATGGAGGCGTCGTGCAGGTTGCGCATGCACTCCTTCTCCTCCTCGTCGAACGTGCAGCCGATGAGCCCCAGGGGCATGCCGTCCCGGATGTCGTCGCTCACATACGTGTCGGCGGACCACTTCCCCTCGCCCCGGTGCGGAAAATGCGTCTCCATGCAGTGGATGTGGAGAAAGTACGGCGCGCCGGACTTGGCGCCCGCGGCCAGGAGTTCCCTGACCGCCGGAAGCATCTCAGACAGCGTCGGCGCGGGAAAACGGTCCCGGCTGGGCACAAACGCCGCCTGGTCGAAGGACTGGTACAGGGGGCTTTCCCGCGTCATGCCGGGATGGGACGTGGCGAAGAGGGTGGCGTACCCGTTCTCCCGCAGGATTTCCGACACGCATTTCTCGTCCGGCGGCCCGACCCGCGGCACCCCGCGGCCATAGGCGTTGAACAGGCAGTTCGCGGGAAGATACTGGCCGGTGATGTAGGAGGGCACGGAAAGCGGCGTCATCAACCCCTGCGCGTAGTTGTTCTCGAAAAGCACCCCCGCCTTCGCCATCCGGTCAATGAATGGGGAGGTCTCGACCGGATACCCGTAACTCGAAAGATGGTCGTACCGGCAGGCGTCCAGCACCAGCCAGACCACGTTCGGGCGGCTGGGGGGGGCGGGTGCCACCGGATCGGGAAGGGCTGCCGGAGGCGCGGCCGGGGTGAGCGCCCGGCCCAGAAAAAAGGACACTGCGCACAACAGGACTGCCCCCGCAGCGAGTATAACCGTTTTTTTCATCGGGAAGACCTTCCGTTGTCGGGGCCGGGACACCAGGGAACACCTTAGCAATGCGGAACCCAGCCGCGCAAGGCCCGCCGGACGTGTCTACCGGTCTGCCGGGGTGTCGGTGCCCTCTTCCGGGGGTGCTGGCGCGGCGGCCTGCCGCAGTTCGGCGGGGAGCATGCCGCGGGCGAGGAGGGGCGGCATGGCGTGGGGCTCCGTCAGCGTGAACAGCATCGCGCCATCCGCGCTAAAGGCGACCCGGTGGGGGCCGTCGCGGCGGTTGGTGAGGCTCTGCGACGCGGGCTGGAGGGTGAGGATTTCGCGGCCGTCGGCGCTGTCCCACAGTTTGAAGAAGCCGTCGCGCCCGGCGGTGGCGAAGCGCGCGCCGTCGGGGCTGAAGGCGGCGCTGCGGATCTCCTCGGTGTGGGCGGCGGCGCGGAAGGCGCGCGCGCCCTCCGGGAACCGCCACACCACCAGCTCGCCGTCCTTGCCGCCCGTGACCACCAGATCCTCGCGGGGGCTGAAGGCGGCGCAGGCCACAATGGCGTTGTGGCCGCCGAGCCACACGGGCTCGGCCTCGGGGCGGGCGGTGTCCCACACAAAGGCCCCGCAGTTCCAGCCCTCATCGGCGAGGAGCTGCGCGCCCAGGGCGAGCCATTTGCCCGAGGGCGAGAAGGCCAGCCCGGCGGTGTATTCCGTCTTCACGGGGAGCATGGCCTCGGTCTTCCAGGTGGCCGTCTCAAGGAGCGCCACCTGGAGCCCCTTGTCCTGCCCCGCGCCGTTCTTTGGCAGGGCGCACACCGCGAGACGGCCGCCGTCGGCGGTGCAGGCGGCCTCCACCGCGCCCGACTGCTCCCACACCAGAGCGCCCTCCGGCAGGGCATGGACGGCGGCCCGGTTGCCCTGGCGCAGGGCGACCAGGCGGTCGTCCTTCCCGCAGAAGGTCATCCAGTCCACGGCGGACGACAGGGGAATCTCCGCCTCCAGCGCGTCCGCCTCCAGGTTCCACACCGCAAGCCGCAGGTCCGGGCCGGGCGCGTTCGCGCCGGGCCGTTTCCGCAGCACCGCGGCCACCCGCGCCGCGCCCCGGTCGAAGGCCAGCGACTCGGCCTCGCACCCCGGCGTTTCCAGCGTGGCGCGGCGGCGCAGGGTCGCGCCGTCCCACACCGCCACCTCGTCCGGCAGCGCCCCGGCCACCAGCCCCGCGCCGGGGTGGAAGGCCGCCGTGCGCGGGGCGGCGTAGCGCAGCTCCTCGGTGAGGTCCCACAGCAGCGCGGCGCCGTCGAAGGAGCCGGTGGCCAGGGTCTTGCCGTCGGGGCTGAAGGCCGCGGCCAGCAGGGAGCGGTCGTGGCCCTTGAAGGTGTGCAGGCGCTGGGACGTCGCCGCGTCCCACAGGTGGGCGGCGCGGTCAAAGCCCGCCGTGACCACGCGCCGCCCGTCGGGCGACCAGGCCACGGCGCGGATGCTGTCCAGATGCGCCTTGGCCACCCGCGTCTCGGCGCCGGTCGCCGTGTTCCAGAGGATCAGGTCGCCCACGCCGTCGCCCGCCGCCAGCCAGGCCCCGTCGGGGCTGAAGGCGGCGCAGTCGGGCAGGGAGAAGGCGCCGGAGAGGACCGCGAGGCTTTTCCAGTCCGCGGTGGCGCGGACCTCGCAGCCCGTGTCGGAGGCGAGGCAGACCATCGCGCCGTCGGGGCTGAAGGCCGACGCCCGCGCCGACGCCACGTCGCCCAGGGTGAACACCCCCGCCGCCGCGCCGTCGGGCATCCGCAGCACCTCCACGGCGCGCGGCCCCGCGCCTTCGCCGGCGGCGGAGCAGAGGAGCAGATCGCCCCGGGGCGAGAGCTGCATGTGAAACCCCATCTGGGAGGGGGTCGGCCGCTCGAAAACAATCTCCCCCGTGTCCACATGCCAGACGCGCAGCACCTTGTCCGTGTTGAGCGCCGCCACGGTGGACCCGTCGGCGGACAGGCTGACGAAATACCGGCTCCGCGCCGCCCCGGCCTCGTTGAACTCGAAGACCTTTTCGTTCCGGGCCCAGTCCCACACAAAGACCGATTTCGGCGAGGCGACGGCAAAGCGGTTCCCCGCCGCGTCCGCCGCGCCCGCCACGCCAAAGCCCGCCTTGTCCAGCGGCACGCCCAGGGCCGCGCCGTCGGCCGCGTTGTTCAGGGTGAGGGTGCCGTTGGGCCGCAGGGTGGCGAGGCGCGCGCCGTCGGCGGACCAGGCAAGGAAGATGCCGCCCGTGTTCAGCGCGAGGCGCTCGCCCGCCGCCTGGCGCATGA includes:
- a CDS encoding sulfatase, which translates into the protein MKKTVVLVAGAVMLCAASFILGRFLSSAPAEAPAALPVLAAPAPPSPPNVVWLVLDACRSDHLSCYGYPVETSPSMDRIARAGVVFENNYAQGLMTTISVPSYLTGQLLPTMCTTDVNGRIVPRVRPADEKYVSEILRENGYTTLFAASHPIMTQNSPMYQSFDKAAFVPSRDRFPAPPLSEMLPAVKDLLTTGVRPGAPYFLHIHCMETHFPHRGEGKWSADTYVSDDIRDGMPVGLLGCSFDEEERECMRNLHDASIRSADRAFGELVAFLESRGDAENTIFVITADHGELLGEDGTRWGHAAHIADPVLRAPLILSGPGLPAGMRVPGLTRNMDILPTLLDLLGLRTDATMHGVSLMPLVRGEKGETGEPVLARANGYEKDVVFVLVNREHRYEYALDTGQERVFPAPDAERRELEGVPPEVVGGYRETITGTLLPLWERYLSHPRTFQLHDFQKAFDPDSVSPRDALLVREGDAGDPADLTDNRWSLSKGVLWSANPTEEAPPLTMTFPLESGKYSAWVILSAPEKDKAPSPVSVTVQLPGAAPVEAHWEPLPREPLLDHYFPVGEVAVGDAGCSVVLSPGGKDRWSAVGGVKFFRVDGGVLKDGASLSMEEFQENMQALGYLN
- a CDS encoding sulfatase encodes the protein MKKTVILAAGAVLLCAVSFFLGRALTPAAPPAALPDPVAPAPPSRPNVVWLVLDACRYDHLSSYGYPVETSPFIDRMAKAGVLFENNYAQGLMTPLSVPSYITGQYLPANCLFNAYGRGVPRVGPPDEKCVSEILRENGYATLFATSHPGMTRESPLYQSFDQAAFVPSRDRFPAPTLSEMLPAVRELLAAGAKSGAPYFLHIHCMETHFPHRGEGKWSADTYVSDDIRDGMPLGLIGCTFDEEEKECMRNLHDASIRSADRAFGELLALLEKRGDADNTLFVITSDHGELLGEDGTRWGHEIHIADPVLRTPLILAGPGLPAGARVSGLTRSLDILPTLLDLLGLRTDATLHGVSLMPLVRGEKAETGEPVLSRAGGYEEDVTFILVNREHRYEYVLDTGEGRVFAAADAEGRLLDGVPSEVVQGYRATLTATFIPLWERYLTYLRSFQLYDFRKEFNADIVSPRDLLVVREGGNADPADRSDSRWTFSEGALWAANPTEKAPPITMTFPLDPGKYSVWIILKVMRPDDAQPGSSLTVQLPGSALIDATWTPPPRDHLPDNYFHVGEVQVGDGGCAVALSPGREDHWSALRGVKFFRLDGGVLNDGASLSMEEIQEKMQALGYLN
- a CDS encoding protein kinase, whose amino-acid sequence is MAANRNQNLLLGLIAVHEGKISAQEMASFAYDCQLHGKDLGESLVAQGLVTEAERGELVEKAAKALEEHGGKVAAAISALWRAVPAQVSVRAQTLPDTATDFPAKDGTGDFPVGDTSAAATAAGGASVFETVGGGGTFASPVSAKPAAPTRVSAGAGGAPRSVPAVEEHPGRYRELRTFAKGGMGRIVLVHDTHLGRDVAFKQLLPELSGQIAGLSGGPTAPGLAARFVQEARITGQLEHPSIIPVHEMGYREDGSLYYTMRFVRGKSLEAEIEARPRLEDRLRLLPHFLDLCHAVAYAHSRGVIHRDLKPLNVLVGEFGETVVIDWGIAKAKDTNDMNAGDLRAAAQILREVETGDTMQTAYGQTIGSPMYMSPEQAAGALDAIDERSDVYGLGAVLYAILTGRPPYHGLSLREFLERVAAFPPKPAGQLEKNAPKELAAVCARAMARAPEERYATARELAEEIGQYLSGGLVSAHTYAFHELARRFVRRYRTVLSTAAAAAVLLLALGVYSYVRVRSERDFALAQQRTAEEERARAQEARDEAESARSAADTERARAERELYFANIALARRAFDETRVGQGRRLLESAPAAFRDWEWGFLMRQAAGERLALNTGGIFLAWSADGARLATLRPNGTLTLNNAADGAALGVPLDKAGFGVAGAADAAGNRFAVASPKSVFVWDWARNEKVFEFNEAGAARSRYFVSLSADGSTVAALNTDKVLRVWHVDTGEIVFERPTPSQMGFHMQLSPRGDLLLCSAAGEGAGPRAVEVLRMPDGAAAGVFTLGDVASARASAFSPDGAMVCLASDTGCEVRATADWKSLAVLSGAFSLPDCAAFSPDGAWLAAGDGVGDLILWNTATGAETRVAKAHLDSIRAVAWSPDGRRVVTAGFDRAAHLWDAATSQRLHTFKGHDRSLLAAAFSPDGKTLATGSFDGAALLWDLTEELRYAAPRTAAFHPGAGLVAGALPDEVAVWDGATLRRRATLETPGCEAESLAFDRGAARVAAVLRKRPGANAPGPDLRLAVWNLEADALEAEIPLSSAVDWMTFCGKDDRLVALRQGNRAAVHALPEGALVWEQSGAVEAACTADGGRLAVCALPKNGAGQDKGLQVALLETATWKTEAMLPVKTEYTAGLAFSPSGKWLALGAQLLADEGWNCGAFVWDTARPEAEPVWLGGHNAIVACAAFSPREDLVVTGGKDGELVVWRFPEGARAFRAAAHTEEIRSAAFSPDGARFATAGRDGFFKLWDSADGREILTLQPASQSLTNRRDGPHRVAFSADGAMLFTLTEPHAMPPLLARGMLPAELRQAAAPAPPEEGTDTPADR